In bacterium, the following proteins share a genomic window:
- a CDS encoding MBL fold metallo-hydrolase, with amino-acid sequence MLGTGNPNPDPEHAGPAVAVVVDDQAYLVDAGAGIVRRAAKLSPRYGGAVTALAASKLNILFLTHLHSDHTVGLPDLMLTPWVMGRDRPLQIYGPEGTSDMMSHLQKAYSADIQYRLFGEEPANNQGWRTAVTEVDTGLVYADSLVRVEAFAVPHGSWPVSLAYRFTTPDRVIVISGDSRPSETIARIARGADVLVHEVYYARGLEEGRRHAWQSYHHAHHTSTIELGRIAAQARPKLLLLYHILFWGASEQDLLDEVHSTYDGEVRVGRDLGIY; translated from the coding sequence CTGCTCGGGACGGGTAATCCCAACCCCGATCCGGAGCACGCGGGTCCGGCGGTCGCCGTTGTCGTCGACGATCAGGCGTACCTGGTGGATGCAGGAGCCGGCATCGTACGGCGTGCGGCGAAGCTTTCTCCCCGTTACGGTGGCGCGGTCACCGCTCTCGCAGCCTCAAAGCTCAATATCCTATTCCTCACGCATCTGCACTCCGATCACACCGTCGGACTCCCGGATCTCATGCTCACGCCGTGGGTGATGGGACGCGACAGACCACTGCAGATTTACGGTCCCGAAGGGACAAGTGACATGATGTCGCATCTGCAGAAGGCGTACAGTGCCGATATCCAGTACCGGCTCTTCGGAGAAGAACCCGCGAACAACCAGGGCTGGCGCACCGCTGTAACGGAGGTGGATACCGGCCTGGTGTATGCGGACAGCCTCGTGCGTGTCGAGGCCTTCGCCGTTCCCCATGGCAGCTGGCCCGTTTCGCTGGCGTATCGTTTCACGACCCCGGACCGGGTCATCGTCATCTCCGGGGATTCACGTCCCTCGGAAACCATCGCTCGCATCGCCCGGGGTGCAGACGTGCTGGTGCATGAGGTCTACTATGCGCGGGGACTCGAGGAAGGCCGACGGCACGCGTGGCAATCCTACCATCATGCACATCACACATCCACGATCGAACTGGGACGCATCGCCGCACAGGCCCGGCCGAAATTGCTTCTGCTCTACCACATCCTGTTCTGGGGCGCATCGGAGCAGGATCTGCTTGACGAAGTACACTCCACCTACGATGGTGAGGTCAGGGTCGGAAGGGATCTGGGAATCTACTGA
- the argH gene encoding argininosuccinate lyase produces MKLWDKGMKMDALVHDFTVGDDPLYDMQLASYDVIASLAHARMLHERGLLPLDDWQALDNGLREIYERIINGTFSMEEGMEDIHSQVEFELTRMCGDAGKRLHTARSRNDQVLVDIKLLYRDRLRDIVEQVTQFSKTLLGRAEENLNLLLPGYTHGQAAMPSSFGQWFSAHAEALAEALLPLQTAYRVADRNPLGSAAGFGTSFPIDRERTTELLGFSGMHVSAVQAQMGRVSTDLAVANALAVVATALGRFAADVCMYASDNYRFIRLHPEITTGSSIMPHKHNPDVFELIRAHCNLLQSLPGNVSGLATNLTSGYHRDFQLCKSLMLPALTRLQRCLAIAQHATAHIEAQSDILEDRRYDVIFSVDEIQRRVEAGTPFREAYRQVGVELDDGSFTAEAAVPSTHLGSPGNPGITQIGDFLRQERARFDFSRRDKAFSALLGKLPLP; encoded by the coding sequence ATGAAATTATGGGACAAGGGAATGAAAATGGATGCCCTGGTACACGACTTTACCGTCGGTGATGATCCGCTGTACGACATGCAGCTTGCTTCGTACGATGTCATCGCATCGCTGGCGCATGCTCGCATGCTGCATGAACGTGGACTGCTGCCGCTGGACGACTGGCAGGCGCTTGACAATGGACTGCGTGAGATATATGAACGCATCATCAACGGCACGTTCAGCATGGAAGAAGGCATGGAGGATATCCACAGTCAGGTGGAGTTTGAACTTACACGGATGTGCGGTGATGCCGGGAAACGGCTGCATACGGCCCGGTCCAGGAATGACCAGGTACTCGTCGACATCAAGCTGCTTTACAGGGACAGGCTGCGGGACATCGTCGAACAGGTCACGCAATTCAGTAAGACGTTGCTCGGGCGTGCTGAAGAGAATCTGAATTTACTGCTGCCGGGGTATACGCACGGTCAGGCTGCCATGCCGTCTTCGTTCGGTCAATGGTTTTCCGCACATGCAGAGGCACTGGCGGAGGCGCTGCTTCCGTTGCAGACAGCCTACCGTGTTGCGGATCGCAATCCCCTCGGATCCGCCGCCGGGTTTGGAACATCTTTTCCCATCGACCGTGAGCGCACAACGGAACTGCTCGGATTTTCCGGTATGCATGTCAGCGCGGTGCAGGCGCAAATGGGGAGAGTGTCGACGGACCTCGCAGTGGCGAATGCACTTGCCGTCGTTGCGACAGCGCTGGGACGCTTCGCCGCTGATGTCTGCATGTATGCGTCCGATAATTACCGTTTCATCCGCCTGCATCCCGAGATCACCACCGGATCGAGCATCATGCCGCACAAACATAATCCCGACGTCTTCGAGTTGATCCGCGCGCATTGCAACCTGCTGCAATCACTTCCCGGGAATGTCAGCGGGCTTGCCACGAACCTGACGTCAGGCTATCACCGTGACTTCCAGCTGTGCAAATCGCTTATGCTTCCCGCGTTGACGCGCCTGCAGCGCTGCCTTGCCATCGCACAGCACGCCACGGCGCACATCGAAGCACAGAGCGACATCCTTGAAGACCGCCGCTACGACGTCATATTTTCAGTCGACGAGATTCAACGCAGGGTGGAAGCCGGTACACCGTTTCGGGAAGCCTACCGCCAGGTCGGCGTGGAACTGGATGATGGAAGTTTTACAGCAGAAGCTGCTGTCCCATCGACGCACCTCGGCAGTCCCGGAAATCCCGGAATCACGCAGATCGGGGATTTCCTCCGACAGGAACGAGCACGATTCGATTTCTCACGCCGGGATAAGGCCTTTTCCGCCTTGCTCGGGAAGCTGCCGCTCCCGTGA
- a CDS encoding M20/M25/M40 family metallo-hydrolase has product MRAKYGTRFGDAFELLCDLIRIPSFSREEQGTADILETWLAAKGHTPRRKGNNIWVKREDFDASRPTVMLCSHHDTVRPVSTWTENPFAPFYSDGKLCGLGSNDAGASLACMSVAFDALQQRMLPFNLILALTAEEEIAGEGGIRLLQDELPPVDLAIVGEPTSLRMAIAERGLMVLDCTAHGISGHAGRGDGTNAITLALEQVRWFQEYEFEKSSPALGDILMSVTQINAGTQHNVIPDRCTYVVDVRVTDAYTHEELLDIIRSHVDADVVPRSTRLRPSAISLDHPVVLAAQRCGIETYASPTMSDQALLSVPSVKLGPGRSSRSHTADEFVTADELENGIETYLRLLDEYAEIMQ; this is encoded by the coding sequence ATGAGGGCAAAGTACGGGACTCGATTCGGCGATGCCTTTGAGCTGCTCTGCGATCTCATCCGCATTCCGTCATTCAGCCGGGAGGAGCAGGGCACCGCGGACATATTGGAAACATGGCTCGCTGCGAAAGGACACACCCCACGCAGGAAGGGAAACAACATCTGGGTGAAACGCGAGGACTTCGATGCCTCGCGTCCCACCGTCATGTTGTGTTCCCATCATGACACCGTGCGCCCTGTTTCCACCTGGACCGAGAATCCTTTCGCGCCGTTCTATTCCGATGGGAAGCTGTGCGGACTCGGAAGCAATGACGCCGGCGCATCCCTTGCCTGCATGAGCGTCGCTTTTGATGCCCTGCAGCAGCGTATGCTGCCTTTCAACCTCATCCTTGCGCTCACCGCCGAAGAAGAGATAGCGGGTGAGGGAGGCATACGACTGCTTCAGGATGAGCTGCCGCCCGTCGATCTTGCCATCGTCGGTGAACCGACCTCACTGCGCATGGCGATTGCGGAGCGGGGACTGATGGTGCTCGATTGCACCGCGCACGGGATTTCGGGACATGCGGGACGGGGAGATGGGACGAACGCCATCACCCTTGCGCTGGAGCAGGTGCGGTGGTTTCAGGAATACGAGTTTGAGAAATCCTCACCTGCGCTTGGCGACATCCTGATGTCCGTCACGCAGATCAACGCGGGAACGCAGCACAACGTCATTCCGGACCGTTGTACGTATGTGGTGGATGTGCGTGTCACCGATGCCTACACGCATGAGGAACTGCTCGACATCATCCGGTCGCACGTTGACGCTGATGTCGTCCCGCGGTCGACCCGCCTGCGTCCCTCCGCGATCAGTCTCGATCATCCTGTTGTCCTTGCCGCCCAACGCTGCGGCATCGAAACCTATGCGTCACCCACGATGTCAGACCAGGCCCTGCTCTCGGTCCCTTCCGTCAAACTGGGTCCCGGCCGTTCTTCCCGTTCGCACACCGCAGACGAATTCGTGACTGCGGATGAACTGGAAAACGGCATCGAAACCTACCTGCGATTACTGGATGAATATGCGGAGATCATGCAATGA
- the argB gene encoding acetylglutamate kinase, producing the protein MNSSSTITVIKLGGALLEHKHGRKEVLTAVTSYPGHCILVHGGGREATAWGDRAGIPSTLVDGRRVTGKDMLDVVTMVYGGLVNKRLVAELSALGRPAIGLTGADANCILAQRRFGADIDYGFVGDILAVNFDVLMQLLEAKLLPVLAPLTHDGDGQLLNTNADSIAAAVATASAEHATTQLLLALDRPGVQDAKQHTLPVIDRDMLQHGINSGYINGGMIPKVQAALSASTRGVSRVVLCAAGDIAAAAQGGEGNWTQVRTSAQRREVASI; encoded by the coding sequence TTGAACTCTTCATCAACAATTACCGTCATCAAGCTGGGTGGGGCACTGCTCGAGCATAAACATGGAAGGAAGGAAGTCCTTACTGCGGTTACCTCCTATCCGGGCCACTGCATCCTCGTCCATGGCGGTGGACGCGAAGCGACCGCCTGGGGCGATCGCGCCGGGATCCCATCAACGCTTGTCGATGGACGACGTGTTACCGGGAAGGACATGCTCGATGTGGTGACCATGGTGTACGGGGGACTGGTCAATAAACGGCTTGTCGCTGAACTGTCTGCCCTGGGCAGACCTGCGATCGGACTCACCGGCGCCGACGCAAATTGCATTCTTGCGCAGCGGCGCTTCGGAGCCGATATCGACTACGGTTTTGTCGGGGATATCCTTGCCGTCAACTTCGACGTACTCATGCAGCTCCTTGAGGCCAAACTGCTCCCCGTACTCGCGCCACTGACACATGACGGCGATGGTCAGCTGCTGAATACGAACGCAGATTCCATCGCTGCAGCTGTCGCTACTGCCAGCGCTGAGCACGCAACGACGCAGCTGCTGCTGGCTCTCGATCGTCCGGGCGTCCAGGATGCAAAGCAGCACACCTTGCCGGTGATTGACCGCGACATGCTGCAGCACGGCATCAACTCCGGGTATATCAATGGCGGAATGATCCCCAAGGTGCAAGCTGCGTTGTCTGCCAGTACACGGGGCGTTTCACGCGTTGTGCTTTGTGCTGCCGGGGACATTGCCGCAGCGGCACAGGGAGGGGAAGGAAATTGGACACAGGTACGTACATCGGCGCAACGGAGGGAGGTGGCATCAATATGA
- a CDS encoding N-acetylornithine carbamoyltransferase: MKQFLSVADIGDLKAAIAEARSLKEDPFAHSALGQRKTLGLVFFNNSLRTRLSMQRAARNLGLDVIVLNTGGDAWKLEFADGTVMDGGTAEHIREAAAVLGAYCDIIAVRAFPGLQDRDDDEKEEILSSIIRHSGKPVISMESATRHPLQSFADCLTVEEFRTGARPRVVLTWAPHPRALPHSVANSFLEWMRHMDVNLVLTHPEGYELNPAFTEGVQVLHDREEALASADFVYAKNWSSYTSYGEVLTRDSEWMVTAEDLRHTANAHFMHCLPVRRNVVVEDAVLDSDHSIVIPQAENRIWTAQVVLKRMLEAMN, from the coding sequence ATGAAGCAATTTCTTTCCGTCGCGGATATCGGAGATCTCAAGGCGGCCATCGCGGAAGCTCGCAGTCTGAAGGAAGATCCTTTTGCGCATAGCGCGCTCGGACAACGGAAGACACTCGGACTCGTGTTTTTCAACAACAGCCTGCGCACGAGGCTCAGCATGCAGCGGGCCGCGCGCAACCTGGGACTCGATGTGATCGTCCTCAATACCGGTGGCGATGCCTGGAAACTCGAATTTGCGGACGGGACCGTCATGGACGGTGGCACTGCCGAGCATATCCGTGAAGCGGCCGCAGTGCTCGGTGCGTACTGTGATATTATTGCCGTTCGCGCATTTCCGGGACTGCAAGACCGGGATGACGATGAGAAGGAAGAGATATTGAGCAGCATCATCCGTCATTCGGGGAAACCCGTCATCAGCATGGAATCGGCCACGCGTCATCCGCTGCAATCCTTTGCCGATTGTCTCACGGTGGAAGAATTCCGTACCGGCGCACGACCAAGGGTCGTTCTCACCTGGGCCCCGCATCCCCGGGCGCTGCCGCACAGTGTCGCCAACTCCTTTCTTGAATGGATGCGGCACATGGATGTCAATCTGGTCCTCACCCATCCCGAAGGCTATGAACTCAATCCCGCCTTCACGGAAGGAGTGCAGGTACTGCATGACAGGGAAGAAGCGCTGGCGTCCGCCGATTTCGTGTACGCGAAAAACTGGTCCAGTTACACTTCGTATGGGGAAGTCCTCACCCGGGACAGCGAATGGATGGTGACTGCGGAGGATTTGCGGCACACCGCGAATGCGCATTTCATGCACTGTCTTCCGGTACGCCGCAACGTCGTCGTTGAGGATGCGGTACTCGACAGCGATCACTCCATTGTCATCCCTCAGGCAGAAAACCGGATATGGACAGCCCAGGTCGTACTCAAACGCATGCTGGAGGCGATGAATTGA
- the argC gene encoding N-acetyl-gamma-glutamyl-phosphate reductase, whose protein sequence is MRYKIAILGGSGLVAGELLRLLEQHADTEVVSVVSASQAGQKLGSVHQGLTALSDMPFAGEAVAEADILFLALPHGESAAALRTLTISQGTTVIDLSADHRLRDASADFVYGLTEDRREEIRGARRRGKHIANPGCFATAIQLGLLPLLRAGLPVSDLHSSAVTGSTGAGNAQLPSTHFSWRQGNMQVYKPLTHQHLGEIRETLRRHVPGYEGRHFFIPYRGPFTRGIIACTYTAFDGDASAVADLYHGAYDLEHFVAVCEQQPALKDVVNTNNCQVHVEVREGMFVVTSVIDNLLKGAAGQAVQNMNLVLDLDEGEGLQLKASVY, encoded by the coding sequence ATGCGATATAAAATCGCAATTCTGGGGGGCAGTGGACTCGTGGCGGGAGAACTGCTGCGTTTGCTCGAGCAGCACGCCGATACTGAAGTGGTTTCGGTTGTGAGCGCATCGCAGGCGGGACAGAAACTGGGAAGTGTGCATCAGGGACTCACGGCGCTGTCGGACATGCCGTTTGCGGGGGAAGCTGTGGCGGAAGCGGATATTCTTTTCCTGGCTCTACCCCATGGGGAAAGTGCCGCGGCGCTTCGGACACTGACGATTTCGCAGGGGACGACAGTTATCGATTTGAGCGCCGACCATCGTCTGCGCGATGCTTCAGCAGATTTCGTGTATGGACTCACGGAGGATCGGAGGGAAGAAATTCGCGGCGCACGGCGGCGGGGTAAGCATATTGCCAACCCGGGCTGCTTTGCGACGGCGATTCAGCTGGGATTGCTCCCTCTGCTGCGTGCCGGACTCCCGGTCAGCGATCTTCACAGCAGTGCGGTGACGGGATCGACCGGAGCCGGGAACGCGCAACTCCCCTCGACACATTTCTCCTGGCGGCAGGGGAACATGCAGGTCTACAAACCGCTGACACATCAGCATCTGGGTGAGATTCGGGAGACGCTGCGGCGGCATGTACCGGGATATGAAGGACGGCATTTCTTCATCCCGTACCGGGGACCTTTCACCCGTGGAATTATTGCCTGTACGTATACGGCTTTCGATGGAGATGCGAGTGCTGTCGCGGATCTCTATCACGGCGCATACGATTTGGAGCATTTCGTTGCGGTGTGTGAACAACAGCCTGCGCTGAAGGATGTGGTCAACACGAACAACTGTCAGGTGCATGTCGAGGTGCGGGAGGGCATGTTCGTGGTCACTTCGGTAATCGACAATCTGCTCAAGGGCGCCGCGGGACAGGCGGTGCAGAATATGAATCTCGTGCTGGACCTCGATGAGGGCGAGGGACTGCAGCTCAAGGCGTCGGTGTATTAA
- a CDS encoding argininosuccinate synthase, with protein sequence MPEKKLAVLAFSGGLDTSYCAMYLSKQLQYRVHTVFVDTGGHTAEELAAMEQQALLLGAEKHVTLQRTQEFYSRCIRFLVFGNVLRGNSYPLSVSAERVFQAEAIAAYARDQHADAIAHGSTGAGNDQVRFDTVFRIILPEARIITPVRDMSLSREQEIAYLQEAGVDMDAAASVYSINAGLWGTSIGGRETLQSDGVLPETAYPVPQTAIDERKVTLHFTQGEVDGIDGHSADSISVIRQLEDLAAPYGIGRGMHVGDTIIGLKGRVGFAAAAPHVIIAAHRLLEKHTLTRQQQLMKEQVALTYGSLVHEAQFLEPAARDIEALLLSTQRHVTGEVDILLAPHRFDLLGIRSDHDLLSTDFGTYGEENSLWNGEDVRGFSKIYANQLMMYFTKHRGSDAI encoded by the coding sequence ATGCCTGAGAAAAAACTCGCCGTGCTCGCATTCAGCGGGGGACTCGATACTTCCTACTGCGCAATGTACCTGTCGAAACAGCTGCAGTATCGCGTGCACACCGTGTTTGTCGATACCGGGGGGCATACGGCTGAAGAACTTGCTGCCATGGAACAACAGGCCCTGCTGCTCGGTGCGGAAAAACATGTCACGCTGCAGCGCACGCAGGAGTTTTACAGCCGCTGCATTCGCTTCCTCGTGTTCGGGAACGTCCTTCGCGGAAACAGCTATCCACTGTCCGTGAGCGCCGAGCGCGTGTTCCAGGCAGAAGCCATTGCAGCCTACGCGCGTGATCAGCATGCCGATGCCATCGCCCATGGCTCAACCGGTGCGGGCAATGACCAGGTGCGTTTCGATACCGTGTTCCGCATCATTCTGCCCGAAGCGCGCATTATCACGCCCGTTCGGGATATGTCGCTCTCCAGGGAGCAGGAAATCGCATACCTCCAGGAAGCTGGAGTGGACATGGATGCCGCAGCTTCCGTGTACTCGATCAATGCCGGATTGTGGGGGACGTCCATCGGGGGACGTGAAACGCTGCAATCCGACGGAGTGCTGCCGGAAACTGCCTACCCCGTGCCTCAGACTGCAATCGATGAACGCAAGGTCACCCTTCACTTCACACAGGGTGAGGTGGACGGCATTGACGGACATTCCGCTGATTCAATCTCCGTGATTCGTCAGCTCGAAGATCTCGCCGCCCCATACGGAATCGGCAGAGGTATGCATGTCGGGGATACCATTATCGGACTCAAGGGGCGTGTGGGATTTGCTGCCGCGGCGCCGCATGTCATCATCGCTGCACATCGTCTGCTCGAGAAACACACGCTGACCAGGCAGCAGCAGCTGATGAAAGAGCAGGTCGCACTCACTTATGGCAGCCTGGTCCATGAAGCGCAGTTCCTCGAACCCGCCGCACGTGATATTGAAGCGCTGCTGCTGAGCACACAGCGGCATGTGACCGGAGAGGTCGATATCCTTCTCGCTCCGCATCGATTCGACCTGCTCGGAATACGCTCCGATCATGATCTGCTGTCTACCGACTTCGGGACGTACGGGGAGGAAAATTCTTTGTGGAATGGAGAAGATGTGCGTGGTTTTTCAAAGATTTACGCCAATCAGTTAATGATGTACTTCACAAAGCACCGGGGGTCGGATGCGATATAA
- a CDS encoding GNAT family N-acetyltransferase, whose amino-acid sequence MSVRLNIERATEVHVSWAPHICESIARAAQERGTGIALRTEEYIIAKIREGKAVIALAFDEGEAAATFAGFCYIETWGGKKYVANSGLIVVPAFRHSGLARSIKRQAFALSRELFPEARLFGITTSHAVMKINTDLGYVPVPYSELTDDDEFWNGCKSCPNYDILQRTGRSMCLCTSMLYDPVKTVQRSEVAIPAINMEKEGLDA is encoded by the coding sequence ATGTCAGTACGTCTCAACATAGAACGAGCAACGGAAGTCCATGTTTCCTGGGCACCTCACATCTGCGAGTCCATCGCGCGCGCAGCACAGGAACGCGGCACGGGCATCGCCCTGCGTACGGAGGAATACATCATCGCCAAAATTCGCGAGGGCAAGGCGGTCATCGCCCTGGCGTTCGATGAAGGGGAGGCTGCTGCGACCTTCGCCGGTTTCTGTTATATCGAAACCTGGGGCGGGAAAAAGTATGTGGCGAATTCCGGTCTCATTGTCGTACCGGCATTCAGGCACAGCGGACTCGCCCGTTCCATCAAACGGCAGGCGTTCGCGCTTTCGCGTGAACTGTTTCCTGAAGCCCGGCTGTTCGGCATTACCACCAGTCATGCAGTGATGAAGATCAATACGGATCTCGGCTATGTGCCGGTACCGTATTCGGAACTGACGGATGATGACGAATTCTGGAACGGCTGTAAAAGCTGTCCCAACTACGATATTCTCCAGAGAACGGGACGCAGCATGTGCCTGTGCACGAGCATGCTCTATGATCCGGTGAAGACAGTGCAGCGCAGCGAAGTCGCCATCCCTGCGATAAACATGGAGAAGGAGGGACTCGATGCCTGA
- a CDS encoding SEC-C domain-containing protein, whose product MGSSLDLLGSYIIGGIVIILMGAVILNFQEGAQQATLNEISQVTMAEMSQTMEKELVNLGYRVPGNKIVSIDYRSITFLSDYDNDGTVDTISYMMGKGASGPVITRRIATPGQRPMEWTTRGSMVLFSGYDSTGTQTSVASRVRAVEASMLTSNVLFEKISDANAQTSTLLSGDLDGKQLTVSHDRLLTTAVDCEAGAYWHKVIYPRNLGTVAPQIAGATPSSSTGSSTDEGDTDDGGYTYPGDTGDTGDTGDAGDTGGTVDAGDTGGSEDDSDILPTKDPCDPPPGKNDPCCCGSGLKYKQCCGK is encoded by the coding sequence ATGGGATCTTCTCTCGACCTGTTAGGATCGTACATCATCGGCGGCATTGTCATCATTCTTATGGGTGCAGTGATACTGAATTTCCAGGAGGGTGCGCAGCAGGCGACGCTCAATGAAATTTCCCAGGTGACCATGGCGGAAATGAGTCAGACCATGGAGAAAGAACTCGTCAATCTCGGCTATCGCGTGCCGGGAAATAAAATTGTTTCCATCGATTATCGTTCCATCACTTTCCTCTCGGACTATGACAATGACGGTACGGTCGACACCATCAGCTATATGATGGGCAAGGGCGCAAGCGGACCGGTGATCACGCGCCGCATTGCCACTCCCGGACAGCGTCCCATGGAATGGACCACGCGCGGATCGATGGTTCTGTTCTCAGGTTACGATTCGACCGGAACGCAGACGTCCGTCGCGTCCCGTGTCCGTGCAGTCGAGGCCTCCATGCTCACCAGCAACGTCCTTTTTGAAAAAATCTCGGATGCGAACGCACAAACTTCCACGCTGCTGAGCGGTGACCTGGACGGCAAGCAACTGACAGTCTCGCATGACCGCCTGCTGACAACAGCGGTGGACTGTGAGGCCGGAGCATACTGGCACAAGGTCATCTACCCACGCAACCTCGGCACCGTTGCCCCGCAGATCGCAGGTGCCACACCCTCATCCTCCACCGGATCGAGTACCGATGAAGGAGATACTGATGATGGAGGATATACCTATCCCGGCGATACGGGTGACACCGGTGATACGGGTGATGCCGGCGATACAGGCGGTACGGTGGACGCAGGCGACACAGGTGGATCGGAAGACGACAGCGATATCCTGCCCACAAAGGATCCCTGTGATCCCCCGCCGGGGAAAAATGACCCGTGCTGCTGCGGCAGTGGTCTGAAGTACAAACAGTGCTGCGGGAAGTAG
- a CDS encoding VCBS repeat-containing protein: MRSILALIILLSSIAAAQTPTKLWEFDTQDASFGQSAAGDIDGDGRLELVFGCYRNDGHIYALNAEDGSLLWKVDATAPGGQGCNDVAPAIFDTDGDGTLEVIVPSSCNPITYCFDGATGNIRWSAPTRGSDSPPSVADIDNDGVLEILHGEFGGWVRCLDARNGDLEWELAVDTHSWIQTAPTLLDADGDGGMDFVVATWNRTEGDTNTIRCYRCSDRALLWSHPLRDVVYHGTAVADLNADDIPELVIGDYNGDINVLRASDGQWLWGVNTPGHYVGSPITAGDVDGDGSCELFAVVWYRVYGINSSGSIISEYIIDQRQTAFRGVVLSDVNGDSRLDPVFGTSDGKLIALRDTSSEELWKIDLAAEYGDSRYELDHAPIIADFDGDGGLDVFIVGGHAEYPDIQNNFGRAYAYSIGRGEGPPWLMFQQNLHRSSSLFPARTVGISDLPSASTPELEIYPHPVRNIMHILHNSEGPTRIYDLYGREVLRVSSIESAGSINLSALPSGMYILRIDNELQPETIPFVKR; encoded by the coding sequence ATGCGAAGCATTCTCGCCCTCATCATCCTACTAAGTTCAATCGCAGCAGCCCAGACGCCGACAAAGCTGTGGGAATTCGATACGCAGGATGCGAGTTTCGGACAGTCCGCCGCAGGGGACATCGACGGTGACGGACGACTGGAACTGGTGTTCGGCTGTTATCGCAATGATGGACACATTTACGCATTGAATGCTGAGGACGGTTCGCTGCTGTGGAAAGTGGATGCCACAGCTCCCGGTGGACAGGGTTGCAATGACGTCGCACCGGCGATTTTCGATACTGATGGAGACGGCACGCTCGAGGTCATCGTACCCAGCAGTTGCAATCCCATCACGTATTGCTTTGATGGAGCAACGGGGAATATCCGTTGGTCCGCCCCCACGCGCGGAAGCGATTCCCCTCCCTCCGTGGCCGACATTGACAACGATGGCGTCCTTGAAATCCTTCACGGGGAATTCGGAGGCTGGGTGCGCTGTCTTGATGCGCGCAACGGTGATCTCGAGTGGGAGCTTGCGGTGGATACGCATTCCTGGATACAGACCGCACCCACGCTGCTCGACGCCGATGGCGATGGCGGGATGGACTTCGTGGTTGCAACCTGGAACCGCACCGAAGGCGACACCAACACCATTCGCTGCTACCGATGCAGCGATCGCGCACTGCTCTGGAGTCATCCGCTGAGGGATGTCGTCTATCACGGAACAGCCGTGGCCGACCTGAACGCGGACGACATCCCGGAACTCGTGATCGGGGATTACAACGGAGACATCAACGTGCTGCGTGCCAGCGATGGCCAGTGGCTCTGGGGAGTGAATACTCCGGGACATTATGTCGGGAGTCCCATCACCGCTGGCGACGTCGACGGAGACGGAAGCTGCGAACTGTTCGCCGTCGTGTGGTACAGGGTATACGGCATCAATTCCAGCGGGAGTATCATTTCGGAATACATCATCGATCAGCGACAGACCGCGTTCCGGGGCGTCGTGCTGTCCGACGTCAACGGGGATTCCCGGCTCGACCCCGTCTTCGGCACGAGTGACGGGAAACTCATCGCACTCAGGGACACATCGAGCGAAGAGCTCTGGAAAATCGACCTCGCGGCGGAATACGGCGACAGCCGCTATGAACTCGATCACGCACCCATCATTGCCGATTTCGACGGCGATGGCGGACTCGACGTCTTCATCGTGGGCGGACACGCCGAGTACCCCGACATACAGAACAACTTCGGGCGCGCATACGCATACAGCATCGGCCGCGGCGAGGGTCCCCCCTGGCTCATGTTCCAGCAGAATCTGCACCGCAGCAGCAGTCTCTTCCCCGCCCGCACCGTCGGCATCAGCGATCTGCCCTCCGCCAGCACGCCCGAACTCGAAATCTACCCCCACCCCGTCCGCAACATTATGCACATTCTGCATAATTCGGAGGGGCCCACCAGGATATACGATCTCTACGGCCGTGAAGTCCTCAGAGTTAGCTCAATCGAATCAGCTGGGAGCATAAATCTCAGCGCCCTTCCTTCAGGTATGTACATTCTTCGCATTGACAATGAATTGCAGCCAGAGACAATCCCCTTTGTCAAGCGCTAA
- a CDS encoding GIY-YIG nuclease family protein, translated as MYYVYVLQSNRYPKQHYYGFTTHVENRVRAHNAGQVPSTARLRPWRLLAYTAFPDKGLALSFERYLKSGSGRAFAKKHFEA; from the coding sequence ATGTACTACGTATATGTCCTTCAATCTAATAGGTATCCAAAGCAGCACTATTATGGATTCACGACACACGTCGAGAATCGCGTGCGAGCGCATAACGCTGGACAGGTACCCAGCACTGCACGGCTGAGGCCATGGAGGCTATTGGCATACACCGCGTTTCCAGATAAGGGGCTAGCCCTCTCCTTCGAGCGCTACCTCAAATCCGGCTCGGGCCGTGCGTTTGCGAAAAAGCACTTTGAAGCGTGA